TCAATTCTTTCAGTCCCGCGCCCTTTACCCTTGAAGAAACGGTGCGGTAAACATCTACCACCTCCACCTGCGCGCCGAGCCGTGTCAGACCTTCCGGAATAACATCCCGGGCCACTTCCGCCCTGGGAAGGAGGATGCGTTGGCCGCTGATTTCCCGGTTCTGGAAAGCCTCGACCACTCCTTCCGCCACAAAGCTTTCGGGCACCAAATCCACCTTGATGCCGCGTTCCTCAACGACAGCAGCGGTAGCCGGACCTATCGTGCAGATATTAACCCCTTTTAAATCCCTGATATCCCGCCCCAGCTCGCTGAAGCGCTGAAAGAATAATCTTGCCCCGTTGGCGCTCGTAAAAATTAGCCACTGGTAAGCCTCGACATTGCCGATGGCCCGGTCCAGTTCCTGCCCTGCCGCGACAGGAATTATCTTGATAGTGGGAAAATGGATGACCTTCGCTCCCAGTTGGCGAAGCAACTGTGAAAACTCCTCCGCCTGCTCTTTGGGCCTCGTAATCACAATCCCTTTGCCGAAAAGCGGCTGCTTTTCAATAAGATCCGGATCGCCCGGTCCGGCACCGATGATATAAACTTTGCCCTGTTTTTGCATAGATCAAAACTTTCCAATCACCTGTTGACAACCTAGTCAAAAGTCGTCACACCGTTGAAAACCGGTGTCCAGCGCGCTTGTAACGCATTGAAATTTCTGGATTCCGGTTTTCACCGGAATGACGATTCTCTGGCATTTTCGACTTTTGACGAGATCATCACCTGTTAACGCAGGCAGTTTTTGGCAACCTCATCGAGCAGCTCCCGTCCACCCCGCGCCAATATCTTGTCGGCCAATTCTTCACCCAATTCCTGATTCGATGTTGGCGTCCCGGACACCTCGTCTCTGAGCATCACCCGGCCATCCATGCCGCCCACCAATCCCCTCACCAGGAGCTGATTGCCCTGTATCTTCCCGTAGGCGGCAATAGGCAACTGGCAGCCGCCGCCCAGTCGCTTTAAAAAAGCCCGTTCCGCGCCTACCTCCAGCCAGGTTGTTTCGTTATTTAGGAAGGCGGAAACTTCTCTCGTCTCGTTGTCCTGAGAGCGCAATTCCAACCCCAGCACCCCCTGCCCCACTGCCGGCAGCATGAATTCCACGGACAAATACTGGGAAACGCGCCCCGCCCAGCCCATCCTCTTTAATCCCGAGGCCGCAACAATCACGCCGGCCAGATTGTCCATCTCGATCTTATTGATGCGGGTGTCCAGATTGCCCCGCAAGGGGACTATCTTTATGTCGGGAAGTGAATTGAGCAACTGATAACCACGGCGCAACGACCCTGTCCCGATACGGGCGCCCCTGGGCATCGCTTCCACTTGGGTGTTTCCCCGCGAGATAAGCACATCCCGCGGGTCTTCCCGTTCGGGTGTAATCGCAATCTCGAGGTCAGCGGGGATTTCCGCCGGCACATCCTTCATGCTGTGGACCGCCAGATCAATCCGGCCGTTTAAGAGGGCCTCTTCTATCTCTTTGACGAAGACGCCTTTCCCGCCGATCTGAACGAGGGAAACATCCTGCATGACGTCGCCCGTGGTCTTGATCACCACAATCTCAACATTAAGCTCGGGAAAGCGTTCCCTGACCAGGCCGGCCACCCAGTTCGTCTGGGTAAGCGCCAAGCCGCTGCCGCGCGTCCCTATTTTCAAGTTGCTTTTAATTTTTCCTTTCTCCTCTCACTCTAATCCTGATCCAACTTGAAAAGCCGCCGCACCATCACCAGAGAAGACGTCAAGCCGTCTTCCTGGCTCTCATCCTTGAGGCTCGTGATGGGATCGTGGATAATTTTATTGACGATGGCCGCCGCCATGACCTCCACGTTTTTCTTAGCCTCGACATCGAGATTATTCATCCAGGAAGCGGATTTATCCAATTCGCCCTTGACAATGCCCTCCACCTTTTGCTGCAGCGAAACAATCGTGGGCACCACCAGCAGGCTGTTCATCCAGGCCCGGCATTTATCCACCTCTTCCTCAATGATGGTTTCCGCTTTTTCCGCTTCCTGACGCCGACTCTTGAGATTATCGTCCACAACCTCCTGCAGGTCGTCAATGTTGTAGAGAAAGGCATTGTCTATCTCACCGGCCGCCGGATCAATGTCCCTGGGAACTGCGATATCTATCAGAAAAAGGAGACGATTTTTTTTGCGGCCGTGCAGGGCCTGGACCACCATTTCCCGGTTGATCACGTAACCGGTCGCCCCCGTGGAACTGATGACGATATCCGCTTCCCCGAGCCGTGTCGCCAGATCGTGAAATTCAACCGCCTGGCCTTGAAAGGTATCGGCCATCTCCAGTGCCTGCGCATAGGTGCGATTGGCGATCAAAAACTTGCCGACGCCGTGATGGGTGAGATGACGGGCGGCCAGTTCGGACATTTCACCAGCCCCGATCAACAGTACCGTTTTTCCTTGCAAGTTGCCGAAGATATTCTTCGCGAGTTCCACGGCGGCATAACTTACGGAGACGGCATTATTGGCGATGGCCGTCTCCGTTCGCACCCTTTTGGCCACCCGGAAGGCCTGGTGCAGCAACTTGTTCAGCACCATGCCCGTAGCGTTTTTTTCCACCGCGCGATGGTAAGCGTCCTTTACCTGGCCAAGTATCTGGGGTTCGCCCATGACCAGGGAATCAAGGCTGGAGGAAACCCGGAACAGGTGCCTGACGGCATCCTGATCGGCATGGACATAGAGGCACCGCTCCATTTCCTCCGTTGACAAGTTGCCGTGATTAAAAATAAAAGACCTGAGATTGGTCAGGGCGCATCCCGCATCCGTCGTATCGGCCAATACCTCCACCCGGTTGCACGTGGAAAGATACATCGCCTCTTTGACCTCAGCAATCTTCATCAATTCGTAAACAGGATCAAGCTCTTTCCAGCAGGAAAGAGACAGCTTTTCCCTGATTTCCAAAGGGGCCGTTTTATGATTCATCCCGATGAGAATAATATTCATTTGATTAAACAAAGCCATGGAGTGTGGGTGAGAGCCGGCTCAAAACGACACAGAAAAGGAGAAAAAGAAAGGCCAGGATGGAAAACCAGGCCGCTTTATGTCCTCTCCAACCGATCATAAGTCTCTGATGCAGCAGCATGGCATACAAAAACCAGGTCGCCAGGGTCCATATCTGCTTGGGATCCCACTGCCATTGGCTCCCCCAGGCGGTCCGCGCCCAGACTGAGCCCACCAAAACTCCCAGCGTCAGCAACGGAAATCCTCCCAGCAGGCAGATATGGTTGATTCTATCCAGATCTGTGAGTGAGGGGAGCAGCCGGCTGAAACTGCGTCCTTTCTTATTTTTTATCAAGTAGTCCTGCACAAGGTACATAGCGCCGGCGCAGGAGGCCAGCGCAAAAAAGGCTTCGCCCGTTACCGCCAGCATCACGTGCAGCGGTACCAGGGTGCCCTGTAATATGGCGGGAATGGGGACACGATCGAGCAGGCGCACGGAGGCGATTATCATCAGCAAAAAAGCCGCCGGAGACACGAAAGCACCCAGAATACGAGTTTTGGTCTTAAACTGGAAAAGAAGATAGACGCCCGTCATGATCCAGGCGAGCAGCGCCAAGGCATCGTAAATGCCATGGATGGGACTTCCTTCCGTGGCGATGCACCGGAACCCGAAGGCTATGCTCTGGAGCAGGAAAGCGGCAAAAAGTATCCACATGGACACTTTGGCCACCAGCATCCGTTTTACCAAAAGGGAGATGGCGTAGCCAACGGTGCTCAAGAAGTAGGCGGCCAGCGCTGCTTTAAAAAATAAAAGGTCCATAAATCAAACCTTTCCTACTGTTGCAAATCAGGTTAATTCCAGCTCCAGAGCGCCTGCGTCCCGGAGGCAGTCTTTAGCTCCGCCGAATCCCCTGCGCTGACAGGGTGACAACTGCCGACCGAGAACAACCACCCGGGCGTTGCAGACGACCAGGCCCTTAGCCCTCCTTGCCCCGACCTCGCCGCCACCCGCAATGACGCACCTTTTATTTGTGATATTGAGACATATAGGGTAGTATGCCACCATGTTTCCTTCGGGGTTAGTAAGTCAGAATTTGCTTTCAGACAGAAAGCAGATTCATTAATTTACTTATTCCGTTTATCGGGGTTCTGTAAGGACGTGGCTAACATGAAGCCACCGAAAAGTCAAGCCGGGGAAACTTAAGAAAAACGGATATTTGATCACAACACGAGGTGAGGAACATTGGCTGAAAAAACTACAGCGGAAGAATGGGTACGCGTTGATTTAGCGGCGGACCCCGAGCTGACGGATGCCCTTGCCAATTTTATGACCGAGATCGGCGCCGCAGGCGTCTGCGAGGAGGCCCTGATGCCCCTTGCCGAGGAAGCTGAGGAGGCAGTGCATTACGAAACTCTGACCGCCTATTTTCCCTGGGAAAACAAGGAAACCGTCATTGCCTCCCTGGAAACCTATCTCGACGGCCTTAGCCACCTCTTCCCCGCAACCCAAAAACCCACCTTGACGATAAAAGACATCATCGCCCCCGATTGGGGAGAGGAGTGGAAAAAATACTTTCATCCTTTCCGTATCGGTAAAAAGTTCGTCGTCAAACCGACCTGGGAGCCCTACCAACCCGTCGCCGGCGATATTGTGATCGAAATAGATCCGGGCATGGCCTTCGGCACAGGCCAGCATCACTCCACGGCGATGTGCCTGGAGGCCATGGAAGACCTCTTGCAAAATAAGGTTTCATCCCGGGAAGTTCTCGACGTGGGTACGGGCACAGGCATCCTGGGCATCGCTGCCGCCCGGCTGGGTGCGGAGAAGGTGGTCTGTCTGGACATTGATGATCAAGCCGTGGCTATCGCCGGCGCTAATGCCATCCTGAATCAGGTGGCAGAAATAATGGAGATCCGCAACCGCCCCCTCGACTCTCTCCGGCACAAATTTAATCTTATTCTGGCCAATCTCACGGCCAAAACGCTGCTGGAGCTTTATGCCAATCTGGAGTCGCTGCTGACGCCGGGCGGTTATTTGGTCATCTCCGGCATTATTGGTAAACAGAGCCCGGAAATTGAGAATTGCTTTTCCAAACCGCCGCTTAGCCTCTGGCGCATTATAAAAAGCGAAGAGTGGCGGTGCTACGTTTATATGAAAATCCCCCCATCCCCCCCTTTACCAAAGGGGGGTTAAGGGGGGATTTTCCTGTTTCGTTGTACCCGCGCCGGGCATGGGTGTTATTAAAAAGGAGTGAGCTTTGACCATTGCGAGAATCTTCTTTCCCCGAAAAATGGCAGCAGGCGACCGCTGCACATTAACAGGAGAAGACCGGCAGTATGTGGCAACGGTGCTGCGCATGAGAAAGGACGAGCGCTTGCTGCTTTTTGATGGCGACGGGTGCGAGTACGAGGCAGTCATCCGGG
Above is a genomic segment from Deltaproteobacteria bacterium containing:
- a CDS encoding uroporphyrinogen-III synthase; amino-acid sequence: MQKQGKVYIIGAGPGDPDLIEKQPLFGKGIVITRPKEQAEEFSQLLRQLGAKVIHFPTIKIIPVAAGQELDRAIGNVEAYQWLIFTSANGARLFFQRFSELGRDIRDLKGVNICTIGPATAAVVEERGIKVDLVPESFVAEGVVEAFQNREISGQRILLPRAEVARDVIPEGLTRLGAQVEVVDVYRTVSSRVKGAGLKELINKGDVDVITFTSPSILKNFMAIMGEDFHLPAGIKIACIGPVTAAAVRKAGLKIDIMPESYTIPGLVEAMVDFFDNMRRNTHKGMPSPRAKKISPNPSLAKRGSRGLPLCQRGGKQ
- the hemC gene encoding hydroxymethylbilane synthase — translated: MKSNLKIGTRGSGLALTQTNWVAGLVRERFPELNVEIVVIKTTGDVMQDVSLVQIGGKGVFVKEIEEALLNGRIDLAVHSMKDVPAEIPADLEIAITPEREDPRDVLISRGNTQVEAMPRGARIGTGSLRRGYQLLNSLPDIKIVPLRGNLDTRINKIEMDNLAGVIVAASGLKRMGWAGRVSQYLSVEFMLPAVGQGVLGLELRSQDNETREVSAFLNNETTWLEVGAERAFLKRLGGGCQLPIAAYGKIQGNQLLVRGLVGGMDGRVMLRDEVSGTPTSNQELGEELADKILARGGRELLDEVAKNCLR
- the hemA gene encoding glutamyl-tRNA reductase produces the protein MNIILIGMNHKTAPLEIREKLSLSCWKELDPVYELMKIAEVKEAMYLSTCNRVEVLADTTDAGCALTNLRSFIFNHGNLSTEEMERCLYVHADQDAVRHLFRVSSSLDSLVMGEPQILGQVKDAYHRAVEKNATGMVLNKLLHQAFRVAKRVRTETAIANNAVSVSYAAVELAKNIFGNLQGKTVLLIGAGEMSELAARHLTHHGVGKFLIANRTYAQALEMADTFQGQAVEFHDLATRLGEADIVISSTGATGYVINREMVVQALHGRKKNRLLFLIDIAVPRDIDPAAGEIDNAFLYNIDDLQEVVDDNLKSRRQEAEKAETIIEEEVDKCRAWMNSLLVVPTIVSLQQKVEGIVKGELDKSASWMNNLDVEAKKNVEVMAAAIVNKIIHDPITSLKDESQEDGLTSSLVMVRRLFKLDQD
- the ccsA gene encoding cytochrome c biogenesis protein CcsA, with the translated sequence MDLLFFKAALAAYFLSTVGYAISLLVKRMLVAKVSMWILFAAFLLQSIAFGFRCIATEGSPIHGIYDALALLAWIMTGVYLLFQFKTKTRILGAFVSPAAFLLMIIASVRLLDRVPIPAILQGTLVPLHVMLAVTGEAFFALASCAGAMYLVQDYLIKNKKGRSFSRLLPSLTDLDRINHICLLGGFPLLTLGVLVGSVWARTAWGSQWQWDPKQIWTLATWFLYAMLLHQRLMIGWRGHKAAWFSILAFLFLLFCVVLSRLSPTLHGFV
- the prmA gene encoding 50S ribosomal protein L11 methyltransferase, translating into MAEKTTAEEWVRVDLAADPELTDALANFMTEIGAAGVCEEALMPLAEEAEEAVHYETLTAYFPWENKETVIASLETYLDGLSHLFPATQKPTLTIKDIIAPDWGEEWKKYFHPFRIGKKFVVKPTWEPYQPVAGDIVIEIDPGMAFGTGQHHSTAMCLEAMEDLLQNKVSSREVLDVGTGTGILGIAAARLGAEKVVCLDIDDQAVAIAGANAILNQVAEIMEIRNRPLDSLRHKFNLILANLTAKTLLELYANLESLLTPGGYLVISGIIGKQSPEIENCFSKPPLSLWRIIKSEEWRCYVYMKIPPSPPLPKGG